A region of Rhodamnia argentea isolate NSW1041297 chromosome 9, ASM2092103v1, whole genome shotgun sequence DNA encodes the following proteins:
- the LOC115739770 gene encoding uncharacterized protein LOC115739770, translated as MAGEETTHEVKSRQSSLKRAIERSCSLISLSHSVKVFALKWQLIRNKLEELNSGLVSIEDAGSGRNPAVSGLVRALMVALGESGDLAKRCVDLSYSGKLLMQSDLDIILAKFDRFVKNLAEIYSTGILTPANAIVVSRPGLGACKEDMRFYVRDLLTRMKIGDTMMKKQALVSLHEVMNEDDRYVRIVVEVGGIVNVLVGFLDFSEVAEIQEEAVKAVLVIARFDWCKGVLVGAGIIWPLIRVLECGSEKGKEGSARCLMKLTENADNAWSVSAHGGVTALLKVCANGNSKAELICLACGVLRNLVQVEEIKRFMVEEGAVSTFIKLSQSKVDNVRNSSIEFLQSIASEDDSIRQMVIREGGIRALVRILDPTLLISSKTRELSLQAIEKLCFSLPNCIDMLVSYGFIELLLNFLRKGEVSVQELALKVAAKLCATSEEAKRALGDAGFLPEFVRFLDAKSFEVREMAAEALSAMVLVPKNRKRFVQEDHNIGLLIRLLEPEEVNSSYKKFLLSTLMAITGCHRGRKKIVNSGHLKTLEKLAEAEVSDAKRLVRKLSTNRFRSMLSGIWHP; from the coding sequence ATGGCGGGAGAAGAGACGACCCACGAGGTGAAATCAAGACAGAGCAGCCTCAAACGCGCCATCGAGCGCTCGTGCTCGTTGATTTCTCTGTCTCACTCCGTCAAAGTTTTCGCCTTGAAATGGCAGCTCATAAGGAACAAGCTCGAGGAATTGAATTCCGGGTTGGTCTCGATCGAGGACGCCGGCTCCGGGCGGAACCCGGCGGTTTCAGGCTTGGTGCGCGCGTTGATGGTTGCGTTGGGCGAAAGCGGCGATCTTGCCAAAAGATGCGTCGATCTTTCGTACAGTGGGAAGCTCTTGATGCAGAGTGATTTGGACATAATCTTGGCCAAGTTCGATCGTTTTGTGAAGAATCTTGCGGAGATATATTCGACAGGTATTTTGACTCCTGCGAACGCCATTGTTGTGTCTAGGCCTGGTCTTGGTGCTTGTAAGGAGGATATGAGGTTTTACGTTAGGGATTTATTGACAAGAATGAAAATTGGTGACACTATGATGAAGAAGCAGGCTTTGGTCAGTTTGCATGAAGTGATGAACGAGGACGACAGGTATGTGAGGATAGTTGTGGAGGTTGGTGGCATTGTGAATGTGTTGGTGGGCTTTCTTGATTTCTCGGAggtggcggagattcaagaagAGGCAGTGAAGGCGGTTTTGGTCATTGCCAGGTTCGATTGGTGTAAGGGGGTGTTGGTTGGTGCAGGGATAATTTGGCCGCTGATTAGGGTTTTGGAGTGTGGGAGTGAAAAGGGCAAGGAAGGGTCTGCaaggtgtttgatgaaattgacGGAAAATGCGGATAACGCGTGGTCCGTGTCCGCTCATGGCGGAGTCACAGCTTTGCTCAAAGTTTGTGCTAATGGTAATTCGAAAGCAGAGTTGATTTGTCTTGCTTGTGGGGTGTTGAGAAATCTTGTTCAGGTCGAGGAAATTAAGAGGTTCATGGTTGAAGAAGGTGCGGTTTCAACGTTCATCAAGCTTTCGCAATCAAAGGTTGACAATGTGCGGAATAGTTCGATCGAGTTCCTTCAGAGCATAGCATCTGAAGATGATTCGATCAGGCAAATGGTCATAAGAGAAGGAGGAATTCGTGCGCTAGTACGCATTTTGGATCCCACATTGCTGATATCATCCAAAACCAGAGAGTTGTCTCTTCAAGCCATCGAAAAGTTATGCTTCTCCTTGCCAAATTGTATCGACATGTTGGTGAGTTATGGATTCATTGAGCTTTTGCTTAATTTCCTTCGCAAGGGTGAAGTTTCAGTGCAAGAATTAGCTCTGAAAGTGGCAGCCAAGCTATGTGCCACTTCGGAGGAGGCGAAAAGGGCACTGGGGGATGCAGGGTTCTTGCCCGAGTTTGTTAGGTTTCTCGATGCAAAATCATTTGAAGTTCGCGAGATGGCGGCGGAAGCGCTCTCAGCGATGGTTCTAGTCCCGAAAAACCGGAAGAGGTTTGTGCAAGAGGACCACAACATTGGATTACTGATTCGTCTCCTTGAGCCAGAGGAGGTAAATTCCAGTTACAAGAAGTTCTTGCTTTCCACATTGATGGCGATAACGGGTTGCCACAGGGGGAGGAAAAAGATTGTGAATTCTGGGCATCTGAAAACCTTGGAAAAGCTCGCGGAAGCGGAAGTTTCGGACGCCAAACGGCTCGTCAGGAAGCTATCCACTAACCGATTCCGCAGCATGTTGAGTGGAATTTGGCATCCTTAA